One window of the Octopus sinensis unplaced genomic scaffold, ASM634580v1 Contig13153, whole genome shotgun sequence genome contains the following:
- the LOC115229598 gene encoding uncharacterized protein LOC115229598, protein MSVFLDKKKMNPMGPPAEVNYKKDMVDAGTMSLGLDNATRAYINNNPTFGSRVANTNFHTLSAIIEDVDCVSKNEWVSQAVHATRQRLGRIPRGGWSFILEKFNVKFSESTSLTRLKNMANLKPVVGNNNEAGGSNSKQFPTREQVEISNFRNCLEEINFQIKEVKSIPREARKPTWKIPRKYVKADILMGLNSAIYHITKDDPPRDINAICDILYAAQCAYSVLTKKVKPQTTWLGNTEAKISKLSAELELVNCYVRQALPQCEKQNVMDILCRYGYKKKKKGELSRIESLLHDLIRVKKKQIAVYNSRKDFRKDNVCFELNRRRFYRNLSKSNEVTTYSFDDEECMSFWEKVWSKRREISVSLDNVSKRITGSEDMLPDLTNNYIMEIIKYLPDWKAPGCDGIYNFFIKRLESLHEFLCVEIKKIINGDYMPENWFYTGITYLIPKKNDCETPKDLRPITCMSTLYKLVTKCVNGKLSEFMDVFGLISDNQLGTRRQCQGAKEQALINQCLNKEYGNGLYSAWIDVKKAFDSVDHDFLFHVLECSGIPVWIVNFVKRTVRMWTVKLHVDGRRIGSVKLSRGILQGDSLSPQLFVMVMDPLSRILNAMFPKVQINQQDPNMLTYSTNHLFFIDDLKIFALKEDVVIKMMEAVDGFFKTVGLEMNSEKSASNVKSLSCCETLEGVKGYRYLGVLEDAGSNVLKSKVMDSILGNVKERITMLSKTKLNAVNLFHAINEHAISLYNYYIGLINIEPHEFDCIDRQIRQLLTTLRLHLKPANKERLYLNRKSLGRGLASVSFRSELILFQFMKSLERQSTVCLRRSGILRVIQINKWHMATIAGFLASKYAILDMENLGVEFIKDAQRKYLLKNINCKMLHSVLFKCMDEQNVDLATSSEWLSKGNNGPRSEALYCLLQDRNLFFTSMGSLCSHCKKCKKTVDHLATQCGKMLNSDYLRRHNEVVKCIHLHLCRTYGIKRGSKLKTHSVQSILSTQNVEIRVDMSIMTETKVQSNKPDIFVYDKTKQEITLIEVGITSQDRLKQVEIEKFRKYDLLANELSILYDAKVKIIPVVLTWDGVVSRYFKNYMDKLSIEKATRTYIQSVVLKRTLESMVVEHRHGVRVSAEEYASAAYQLAEVACCRDTPVKDVRQIENLSDWEMESEKELVASSSPKRRRKIPISGTENLN, encoded by the coding sequence ATGTCCGTTTTTCTCGATAAGAAGAAAATGAATCCCATGGGCCCTCCTGcagaagtaaattataaaaaagatatgGTGGATGCAGGAACGATGTCTCTGGGGCTGGATAATGCCACAAGAGCTTATATAAACAATAACCCTACGTTTGGAAGTCGTGTTGCCAATACTAACTTTCACACTCTTTCTGCCATTATTGAGGATGTCGATTGTGTCTCTAAGAATGAATGGGTGTCACAGGCTGTTCATGCCACCAGACAAAGACTGGGGAGAATACCCAGAGGTGGCTGGAGTTTTATCCTTGAAAAGTTCAACGTGAAATTTTCTGAGAGTACGAGTCTAACCAGATTGAAAAATATGGCCAATCTCAAACCAGTAGTTGGTAACAATAATGAAGCTGGTGGATCTAATAGCAAACAATTCCCAACAAGGGAACAAGTGGAAATCTCCAATTTCAGAAATTGCCTGGAAGAGATTAATTTCCAAATTAAGGAAGTTAAATCGATACCGAGAGAGGCTCGTAAGCCTACATGGAAAATTCCAAGAAAATATGTCAAAGCTGATATTTTAATGGGATTAAACTCTGCAATATATCATATTACAAAGGACGATCCACCTCGAGATATCAATGCAATTTGTGATATTTTATATGCTGCCCAGTGTGCCTACTCAGTCTTAACTAAGAAAGTTAAGCcacagaccacatggttgggaaatacCGAGGCGAAGATCTCAAAATTATCCGCAGAACTAGAACTTGTAAATTGTTACGTAAGACAGGCTCTGCCacagtgtgaaaaacaaaatgtgatGGATATTCTATGTCGTTATggatataaaaagaagaaaaaaggagagctTTCGAGAATCGAATCCTTACTACATGACCTAATCAGagttaagaaaaaacaaattgcTGTATATAACTCGAGGAAGGACTTCCGTAAGGACAATGTTTGCTTCGAACTAAACAGAAGAAGATTTTACAGAAACTTATCAAAGAGTAATGAAGTCACAACATACTCTTTTGACGATGAGGAGTGCATGTCGTTCTGGGAAAAAGTATGGAGCAAAAGGCGCGAAATATCCGTGTCACTGGACAATGTTAGTAAAAGAATAACCGGCAGTGAAGACATGTTGCCAGATTTAACAAATAATTACATAATGGAGATCATTAAATATCTTCCTGACTGGAAGGCACCGGGATGTGACggaatatataatttcttcattaAAAGACTAGAATCTCTGCATGAATTTTTATGTGTTGAAATCAAGAAAATAATCAACGGTGATTACATGCCAGAAAACTGGTTTTATACTGGAATTACATATCTAATTCCTAAAAAGAACGATTGTGAGACCCCGAAAGATTTACGGCCTATAACATGCATGTCGACACTTTATAAGTTAGTTACCAAGTGTGTTAATGGAAAACTGTCTGAGTTCATGGATGTATTTGGCTTAATTTCCGACAATCAACTTGGTACGAGGAGACAGTGTCAGGGTGCTAAAGAACAGGCCCTTATTAACCAATGCCTAAATAAAGAGTATGGAAATGGGCTATACTCTGCATGGATTGATGTCAAGAAGGCTTTCGATTCTGTTGACCACGACTTTCTATTTCATGTGTTGGAGTGCTCTGGGATACCTGTATGGATTGTTAACTTTGTGAAAAGGACTGTACGAATGTGGACTGTAAAGCTCCATGTTGACGGAAGGAGAATTGGTTCTGTAAAGTTGAGCCGAGGGATTTTACAAGGAGACTCGTTATCTCCGCAACTGTTTGTTATGGTGATGGACCCACTAAGCAGGATTCTTAatgccatgtttccaaaggttcaGATTAATCAACAGGACCCAAATATGTTGACCTATTCTACTAATCATTTGTTCTTCATTGACGACCTAAAGATATTCGCTCTTAAAGAAGATGTAGTAATTAAAATGATGGAAGCTGTTGATGGATTCTTTAAAACTGTTGGCTTGGAGATGAATTCAGAAAAGTCTGCATCAAATGTCAAATCTTTATCTTGTTGTGAGACTTTGGAAGGAGTCAAAGGATATCGCTACTTGGGTGTACTTGAAGATGCAGGAAGTAATGTTCTTAAGAGTAAAGTAATGGATTCTATCCTTGGAAATGTAAAGGAAAGGATAACCATGCTTTCAAAGACGAAATTAAATGCGGTAAATTTATTCCACGCTATAAATGAACATGCCATTtctctatataattattacattggACTCATTAATATTGAACCTCATGAATTTGATTGTATTGACCGTCAAATACGACAACTTCTTACGACTCTCAGACTCCATCTCAAACCTGCAAATAAAGAGAGGTTATATTTAAATCGGAAATCTCTTGGGAGAGGACTTGCTTCAGTCTCTTTCAGAAGTGAACTGATACTTTTCCAGTTCATGAAAAGTTTAGAAAGACAGTCGACAGTATGCTTACGGAGATCGGGAATCCTGCGtgtgatacaaataaataaatggcataTGGCCACAATTGCAGGATTTCTCGCCTCCAAGTATGCAATTCTCGACATGGAGAATTTGGGTGTTGAATTTATCAAAGAtgctcaaagaaaatatttgcttaagaACATCAATTGTAAAATGCTACATTCGGTTCTATTCAAATGCATGGACGAACAAAATGTTGATCTAGCCACATCCTCAGAGTGGTTATCTAAAGGAAATAATGGTCCACGGAGTGAAGCATTGTACTGTCTCTTGCAGGATAGGAATTTGTTCTTCACATCCATGGGATCTTTATGCAGTCACTGCAAAAAATGCAAGAAAACAGTTGATCATTTGGCTACGCAGTGTGGAAAGATGTTAAACAGTGATTATCTGCGGAGACACAATGAAGTTGTGAAGTGCATTCACCTTCATTTGTGTCGAACCTACGGTATTAAGAGAGGAAGCAAATTAAAGACTCATTCTGTTCAGTCCATATTATCGACGCAGAATGTTGAAATCAGAGTCGATATGTCAATCATGACGGAAACTAAAGTTCAATCCAACAAACCAGATATCTTCGTGTATGACAAAACCAAACAAGAGATAACCTTAATTGAAGTTGGCATCACGTCACAAGATCGCCTCAAACAAGTAGAAATCGAGAAATTTCGTAAATATGATCTGCTCGCAAACGAACTTTCGATACTTTATGATGCAAAGGTAAAGATTATCCCGGTTGTCTTGACCTGGGACGGTGTTGTTTCGAGATATTTCAAAAACTATATGGACAAATTATCGATCGAAAAAGCCACAAGAACTTATATTCAATCTGTCGTTTTAAAAAGGACTCTAGAAAGCATGGTAGTTGAACACAGACATGGAGTGAGAGTATCTGCCGAAGAATACGCCTCTGCTGCTTACCAGCTTGCAGAAGTGGCATGCTGCCGTGACACGCCGGTGAAAGATGTGAGACAAATAGAAAATCTATCTGACTGGGAGATGGAGAGTGAGAAGGAACTGGTTGCAAGCTCTTCTCCTAAAAGGAGGAGAAAGATTCCAATAAGCGGGACTGAGAATCTAAATTAA